A genomic region of Ammospiza nelsoni isolate bAmmNel1 chromosome 3, bAmmNel1.pri, whole genome shotgun sequence contains the following coding sequences:
- the IL20RA gene encoding interleukin-20 receptor subunit alpha isoform X1: MKNVLHWSAPEGTGDGVFYKVKYTVYGVGKWIRKPECKNINRTWCDLSNETSDYEEQYYASVKAFLNGACSDWMETTRFNPLTDTKIDPPMVSVSSTDRSISIVLTAPEKWKRSPEEESISLLQVYPGLQYNVSVLNKKTKKRWFFSISNNTLVVPWLEPGTAYCVSAQIQVPTPVLDSGFSKEHCITTLKDKTEDETITIAFGYIMPTMLALLFTSVACCWVHKYIHIHKQKHPTNLVLEYTDKCKEWVFIPSEKMVLNLITVDGDDCEESRHLSERKSPHSNTAYNDTEGRDLPSEQVLKAKYLLDFSCEEISLKEDALVEGNQTGNWASHGRSGTQNTWRDKNAEVVEYEHDVRTEDFSPGQKLGGIFSAPGGLQGEPQVALGDLVDMGTGQPYSPQLEIQVAHLCLGQKTEELDLKVVDAADELPSETHIEFMDLDTEKSGQASYHHLEKNTQGLTEKEGMQTILVDWDPDSGRLYIPTLSSVENQMCEGLFKYDDPNKDGILLRLYNKGVSGESPEDQEMYLLQFKEQWGLHVEMED, encoded by the exons ATGAAGAATGTCCTTCACTGGTCAGCACCAGAAGGAACAGGTGATGGAGTATTCTACAAGGTGAAATACACAGT ATACGGTGTTGGAAAATGGATTAGAAAGCCAGAAtgcaaaaatataaacagaacATGGTGTGACCTCTCCAATGAGACCTCTGACTACGAAGAGCAATACTATGCAAGTGTCAAAGCATTCCTAAATGGGGCATGCTCTGACTGGATGGAGACCACACGATTCAACCCTCTAACAGACA CTAAAATAGATCCACCCATGGTAAGTGTATCTTCTACTGACAGATCTATCTCAATCGTTTTGACTGCTCCTGAGAAGTGGAAGAGAAGtccagaggaagaatccatATCTCTGCTTCAGGTGTATCCTGGCCTACAGTACAATGTGTCTGTCCtcaacaaaaaaacaaagaagcGG TGGTTCTTCTCCATCAGCAACAACACCTTGGTTGTGCCGTGGTTAGAACCTGGAACAGCTTATTGTGTCAGTGCACAGATACAGGTACCCACACCAGTTTTGGACAGTGGCTTTTCCAAAGAACATTGCATTACAACACTGAAAG ATAAAACAGAAGATGAGACTATAACAATCGCATTTGGATATATTATGCCTACCATGCTGGCTCTCCTTTTTACTTCTGTGGCATGCTGTTGGGTGCACAAGTATATTCACATCcacaaacaaaaacatccaaCAAACCTG GTGTTGGAGTACACTGACAAATGCAAGGAATGGGTTTTCATACCAAGTGAAAAAATGGTGCTTAACCTTATCACTGTTGATGGGGATGACTGTGAGGAATCCAGACATCTGTCAGAAAGGAAAAGTCCCCATTCTAACACTGCTTACAATGACACTGAAGGGAGGGATTTGCCTTCTGAACAGGtgctgaaagcaaaatatttgcttgATTTTTCATGTGAAGAGATTTCACTCAAAGAGGATGCTTTAGTGGAAGGGAACCAAACTGGAAACTGGGCATCTCATGGCCGGTCTGGAACACAGAATACTTGGAGAGATAAAAATGCAGAGGTTGTGGAGTATGAGCATGATGTAAGGACTGAAGATTTCAGTCCTGGTCAGAAACTAGGAGGGATATTTTCTGCCCCTGGGGGGCTACAGGGTGAGCCACAGGTTGCTTTGGGGGACTTGGTTGATATGGGAACAGGACAGCCCTATTCCCCCCAGCTAGAGATACAGGTGGCACACCTTTGTTTGGGACAGAAAACAGAGGAACTTGATTTGAAGGTGGTTGATGCAGCAGATGAATTGCCAAGTGAGACCCATATCGAATTCATGGACCTGGATACTGAGAAGTCTGGGCAGGCATCCTATCatcatctggaaaaaaacacacaGGGCCTCACAGAGAAAGAAGGTATGCAGACCATATTGGTTGATTGGGATCCTGACAGTGGAAGACTGTATATTCCTACTTTGTCCAGTGTTGAAAATCAGATGTGTGAAGGACTATTCAAGTATGATGATCCCAACAAAGATGGAATTTTGCTCAGACTCTATAACAAAGGGGTATCTGGTGAATCACCTGAGGACCAAGAAATGTATCTCCTGCAGTTCAAGGAACAGTGGGGACTTCATGTAGAAATGGAAGactga
- the IL20RA gene encoding interleukin-20 receptor subunit alpha isoform X2, whose translation METTRFNPLTDTKIDPPMVSVSSTDRSISIVLTAPEKWKRSPEEESISLLQVYPGLQYNVSVLNKKTKKRWFFSISNNTLVVPWLEPGTAYCVSAQIQVPTPVLDSGFSKEHCITTLKDKTEDETITIAFGYIMPTMLALLFTSVACCWVHKYIHIHKQKHPTNLVLEYTDKCKEWVFIPSEKMVLNLITVDGDDCEESRHLSERKSPHSNTAYNDTEGRDLPSEQVLKAKYLLDFSCEEISLKEDALVEGNQTGNWASHGRSGTQNTWRDKNAEVVEYEHDVRTEDFSPGQKLGGIFSAPGGLQGEPQVALGDLVDMGTGQPYSPQLEIQVAHLCLGQKTEELDLKVVDAADELPSETHIEFMDLDTEKSGQASYHHLEKNTQGLTEKEGMQTILVDWDPDSGRLYIPTLSSVENQMCEGLFKYDDPNKDGILLRLYNKGVSGESPEDQEMYLLQFKEQWGLHVEMED comes from the exons ATGGAGACCACACGATTCAACCCTCTAACAGACA CTAAAATAGATCCACCCATGGTAAGTGTATCTTCTACTGACAGATCTATCTCAATCGTTTTGACTGCTCCTGAGAAGTGGAAGAGAAGtccagaggaagaatccatATCTCTGCTTCAGGTGTATCCTGGCCTACAGTACAATGTGTCTGTCCtcaacaaaaaaacaaagaagcGG TGGTTCTTCTCCATCAGCAACAACACCTTGGTTGTGCCGTGGTTAGAACCTGGAACAGCTTATTGTGTCAGTGCACAGATACAGGTACCCACACCAGTTTTGGACAGTGGCTTTTCCAAAGAACATTGCATTACAACACTGAAAG ATAAAACAGAAGATGAGACTATAACAATCGCATTTGGATATATTATGCCTACCATGCTGGCTCTCCTTTTTACTTCTGTGGCATGCTGTTGGGTGCACAAGTATATTCACATCcacaaacaaaaacatccaaCAAACCTG GTGTTGGAGTACACTGACAAATGCAAGGAATGGGTTTTCATACCAAGTGAAAAAATGGTGCTTAACCTTATCACTGTTGATGGGGATGACTGTGAGGAATCCAGACATCTGTCAGAAAGGAAAAGTCCCCATTCTAACACTGCTTACAATGACACTGAAGGGAGGGATTTGCCTTCTGAACAGGtgctgaaagcaaaatatttgcttgATTTTTCATGTGAAGAGATTTCACTCAAAGAGGATGCTTTAGTGGAAGGGAACCAAACTGGAAACTGGGCATCTCATGGCCGGTCTGGAACACAGAATACTTGGAGAGATAAAAATGCAGAGGTTGTGGAGTATGAGCATGATGTAAGGACTGAAGATTTCAGTCCTGGTCAGAAACTAGGAGGGATATTTTCTGCCCCTGGGGGGCTACAGGGTGAGCCACAGGTTGCTTTGGGGGACTTGGTTGATATGGGAACAGGACAGCCCTATTCCCCCCAGCTAGAGATACAGGTGGCACACCTTTGTTTGGGACAGAAAACAGAGGAACTTGATTTGAAGGTGGTTGATGCAGCAGATGAATTGCCAAGTGAGACCCATATCGAATTCATGGACCTGGATACTGAGAAGTCTGGGCAGGCATCCTATCatcatctggaaaaaaacacacaGGGCCTCACAGAGAAAGAAGGTATGCAGACCATATTGGTTGATTGGGATCCTGACAGTGGAAGACTGTATATTCCTACTTTGTCCAGTGTTGAAAATCAGATGTGTGAAGGACTATTCAAGTATGATGATCCCAACAAAGATGGAATTTTGCTCAGACTCTATAACAAAGGGGTATCTGGTGAATCACCTGAGGACCAAGAAATGTATCTCCTGCAGTTCAAGGAACAGTGGGGACTTCATGTAGAAATGGAAGactga